A region from the Aricia agestis chromosome 12, ilAriAges1.1, whole genome shotgun sequence genome encodes:
- the LOC121732529 gene encoding uncharacterized protein LOC121732529 translates to MALSICNSDNFDVEQFIAEIQKRHSIWNLKSKEYNNRPRKIRDWEEVCEAMVPDYPERNREEKTEIENELQNKWKVLRDCFVRSLRNQNRASAMGSVARPYKHHDLLTFLLVTFKHSSRRRKYNYKAVIRKHEDAQKEQEPEKNSPVDSTKIVKKMKVRNVEVPLAHQERNVDATEDLVETITNNVVKKINSDNHDEDRQFLLCLLNDIKRIPSEMKLDAKSDIINVIRHYTSRSSKQTPIHLEYMEDPLVTMQMSDSESEKEFKVNLTN, encoded by the exons ATGGCCTTGAGCATCTGCAACTCGGACAACTTCGACGTCGAGCAATTCATCGCCGAAATCCAAAAGCGACACAGCATTTGGAATTTAAAATCGAAAGAGTACAACAATAGGCCGCGAAAGATTAGAGATTGGGAGGAGGTATGCGAGGCTATGGTACCGGACTACCCGGAGCGAAATAGAGAAGAGAAAACTGAAATAG AAAACGAGCTCCAGAACAAATGGAAGGTGCTTCGGGACTGCTTCGTCAGGAGTCTACGGAACCAGAATCGAGCCAGCGCAATGGGCTCCGTCGCCAGGCCCTACAAGCACCACGACCTGCTGACCTTCCTCCTAGTGACCTTCAAACACTCTTCGAGAAGACGAAAATATAACTACAAAGCTGTTATTAGAAAACACGAGGACGCCCAAAAAGAACAGGAACCAGAAAAAAATTCACCCGTAGATTCCACGAAGATAGTAAAGAAGATGAAAGTGCGGAACGTCGAAGTACCCCTAGCCCACCAAGAGAGGAATGTGGACGCGACGGAAGATTTAGTGGAAACGATCACTAATAACGTCGTGAAGAAGATAAACAGTGATAACCACGATGAGGACAGGCAGTTCCTTCTGTGTTTGCTGAACGACATAAAGCGTATACCCAGTGAGATGAAGTTGGATGCGAAGAGTGATATAATAAATGTGATAAGACATTACACTAGCAGGTCCAGTAAGCAGACTCCTATCCATCTGGAGTACATGGAAGATCCTCTGGTGACCATGCAAATGAGTGACAGCGAGTCTGAGAAGGAGTTTAAAGTTAATCTTACAAATTGA